A genomic region of Caulobacter vibrioides contains the following coding sequences:
- a CDS encoding alkaline phosphatase PhoX, with protein sequence MVVSRRTFLSAAATSMAFGAFAARAQDGASQAETYLNEVTGYGPLVRDPKGMIDLPAGFRYRVIAQVGETMSDGLLLPGKFDGMGCFAAGDDKVLLVRNHEMSASDVEKTAFGPRQSLIDRIDRSRVWDFNGDGAAFAGGTSTQLYNLKTGQTERQHMSIAGTLVNCAGGVTPWGSWLTCEETTLAAGARAGKSHGYVFEVPSAHIGLVEPVALTGMGRFKHEAACVDPRTGVVYLTEDVADSLFYRYLPNDRRNLAAGGRLQALGLVDAPEGGDTRNQSEKSFATGGWKDVRWIDLDGVDSPNDDLRRRGHKAGAAIVARGEGLFFGNGELYFTATSGGPKGAGQIFRYVPSAVEGQPGEADQPGKLQLFVESQNTSVLDYADNLVVAPWGHVIVCEDRYSDTLRNHLRGITPEGKVYTLARNVHAANAEFAGACFSPDGGTLFVNLQNPGFTLAISGPWGEVKA encoded by the coding sequence ATGGTCGTATCCCGTCGAACCTTTCTGAGCGCAGCCGCCACCAGCATGGCCTTCGGCGCCTTCGCCGCACGGGCCCAAGACGGCGCTTCGCAGGCCGAGACCTATCTGAACGAAGTCACCGGCTATGGACCTCTGGTGCGCGATCCCAAGGGCATGATCGACCTGCCCGCCGGCTTCCGTTATCGCGTGATCGCCCAGGTCGGCGAGACGATGAGCGATGGCCTGCTCCTGCCTGGCAAGTTCGACGGCATGGGCTGCTTCGCGGCCGGCGACGACAAGGTCCTGCTGGTCCGTAATCACGAGATGTCGGCGTCTGACGTCGAGAAGACCGCGTTTGGTCCGCGCCAAAGCCTCATCGACCGCATCGACCGCAGCCGCGTCTGGGACTTCAACGGTGACGGCGCCGCGTTCGCTGGCGGGACGAGCACCCAGCTCTACAATCTCAAGACCGGCCAGACCGAGCGCCAGCACATGAGCATCGCGGGCACGCTGGTCAATTGCGCGGGCGGCGTCACGCCTTGGGGTTCGTGGTTGACCTGCGAGGAGACCACGCTCGCGGCCGGCGCCCGAGCCGGCAAGAGCCACGGCTATGTCTTCGAGGTCCCCAGCGCCCACATCGGCCTGGTCGAGCCTGTCGCCCTGACCGGGATGGGCCGCTTTAAACATGAGGCCGCGTGCGTCGATCCGCGCACCGGGGTCGTCTATCTGACCGAGGATGTCGCCGACAGCCTCTTCTATCGCTACCTTCCCAACGATCGCCGCAACCTGGCGGCCGGCGGCCGTCTGCAGGCCCTGGGTCTCGTCGATGCGCCGGAAGGCGGTGACACCCGGAACCAGAGCGAAAAGTCCTTTGCGACAGGCGGCTGGAAGGATGTGCGCTGGATCGATCTGGACGGCGTCGATAGCCCCAATGACGACCTGCGTCGGCGTGGCCACAAGGCGGGCGCTGCGATTGTCGCTCGCGGCGAAGGGCTCTTCTTCGGAAACGGCGAGCTCTATTTCACGGCTACGTCGGGCGGCCCCAAGGGCGCCGGTCAAATCTTCCGCTATGTGCCCAGCGCCGTCGAAGGCCAGCCGGGCGAGGCGGATCAGCCGGGTAAGCTTCAACTGTTCGTCGAAAGCCAGAACACTAGCGTTCTTGACTATGCCGACAACCTGGTTGTGGCGCCCTGGGGCCACGTCATCGTTTGCGAGGACCGCTATTCGGACACCCTTCGCAATCACCTGCGCGGCATCACGCCCGAGGGTAAGGTCTATACGCTGGCCCGCAACGTCCACGCGGCCAATGCGGAGTTCGCCGGCGCGTGCTTCTCGCCTGACGGCGGCACCCTCTTCGTCAACCTGCAGAACCCAGGCTTCACCCTGGCGATCTCAGGCCCCTGGGGCGAGGTCAAGGCATAG
- the rplM gene encoding 50S ribosomal protein L13: MQKITASLKPAEVEKKWIVVDAENAVVGRLASFIAMRLRGKHRPDYTPHVDCGDFVVVINADKVKFTGKKLDDKVYYRHTGHPGGIKETTPRKVLGGRFPERVLEKAVERMLPKESPLARKQLTHLLIYNNGEHPHQAQSPEVVDFAARNSKNTRSL, translated from the coding sequence ATGCAGAAGATCACGGCTTCCTTGAAGCCAGCCGAGGTCGAGAAGAAGTGGATCGTGGTCGACGCCGAGAACGCCGTTGTCGGCCGTCTGGCTTCGTTCATCGCCATGCGTCTCCGCGGCAAGCACCGTCCGGACTACACCCCGCACGTCGATTGCGGCGACTTCGTCGTCGTCATCAACGCCGACAAGGTGAAGTTCACCGGCAAGAAGCTGGACGACAAGGTCTACTACCGTCACACCGGTCACCCGGGCGGCATCAAGGAAACCACCCCCCGCAAGGTGCTGGGCGGTCGTTTCCCCGAGCGCGTCCTCGAGAAGGCCGTTGAGCGCATGCTGCCCAAGGAGAGCCCGCTGGCTCGCAAGCAGCTGACCCACCTGCTCATCTACAACAACGGTGAGCACCCGCACCAAGCGCAGAGCCCGGAAGTCGTCGACTTCGCGGCCCGCAACAGCAAAAACACCCGGAGCCTCTAA
- the rpsI gene encoding 30S ribosomal protein S9, with protein sequence MTDAQGFEALASLSSNPEAAAPAEPKIDAQGRSYATGKRKNAIARVWIKPGKGSITINGRDQEVYFARPVLRMMIAQPLEVTDRLGQFDVVVTVEGSGLSGQAGAIRHGLSKALTYYEPGLRPVLKPHGFLTRDSRVVERKKYGKAKARRSFQFSKR encoded by the coding sequence ATGACCGACGCACAAGGCTTTGAAGCGCTGGCCAGCCTGTCCAGCAACCCGGAAGCTGCCGCTCCGGCCGAACCCAAGATCGACGCCCAAGGCCGCTCGTACGCGACCGGCAAGCGCAAGAACGCGATCGCTCGCGTTTGGATCAAGCCGGGCAAGGGCTCCATCACGATCAACGGTCGTGATCAGGAAGTCTACTTCGCCCGTCCGGTGCTGCGCATGATGATCGCTCAGCCGCTGGAAGTGACCGATCGCCTGGGTCAATTCGACGTCGTCGTGACCGTCGAAGGCTCGGGTCTGTCTGGTCAAGCCGGCGCGATCCGCCACGGCCTGTCGAAGGCTCTGACCTATTACGAACCCGGCCTGCGCCCGGTCCTGAAGCCGCACGGCTTCCTGACCCGCGACAGCCGCGTCGTCGAGCGTAAGAAGTACGGTAAGGCCAAGGCCCGCCGCAGCTTCCAGTTCTCGAAGCGCTAA